Within Anolis sagrei isolate rAnoSag1 chromosome 3, rAnoSag1.mat, whole genome shotgun sequence, the genomic segment TGACTTTATCTGGTGGCAATGAATTTTATAGTTTAACTGTGTATTTTGTTAAtaagtacagttggccctccacatttgtggctttcacttttgcagatttgattatttgtagattaaattaatattttctttAGGTCCTCAAGCCTGACTCTGCTCAATTTCTACCATAGAGTTGTTCTGgagtacctagagattcctagagatctCTTTCAGGTAAAAACAAAGGTGTGTGTTCTTAAAAATgggattttccccattttttttgtcAGGGCCATGCACCCTTACCTCCTGTGAATGTGGAGGGCAGACTGTACTATCTTTTATTTATTCTAAGTTTCTTGCTGTGTCCCTTCTGTGCGTGGCCCAGGGATTTAAGGTTATGAAAGTGGAAACAAGATCAGTGATTATTTGACTGGGATTTCTTTAATTGTTCAATGGTTCTGGTAGCTAATTACACATGCTTTTGTTTACTCATTCTTGTTATTGagaacctttaaagccctaagtggttctggcccagactacccgcccgaatgtatctcctgttacgaaccatcatgaaatttaagatcatgtggagaggccctgctttcaatccCACCACCATTGTAAAAgcgattggtagggacgagggacagggccttctcagcagtgcccccctcccgcttgtggaattcccttcccatggacatcagattggccacctccctcctgtcctttagaaggaaactcaagacttgcttgtgggaccaagcatttgatcattGAATAGCGGCAAGTGAGAAGAAGACATAAATAATTTGAAGTGACAATGAACTGACCTAgactttggttttaactggcatgtttttaacaactgtttatttaatgttgatTTAATAAAttagttgaatgtttttatgattgtaaTGGTAccaaatggtgcttgctgtgaggtcgccctgagtcccccctcggtgATGAGAAGGGTGGgtacaagtgtatgaaataaacaaacagatgTTTGTCTTTGTAGATGCACAGTGCCTGGTTGCAATGAAAAGTTCATCACAAAAGCAAACTTGAACAAGCACGTTATTCGCAGGCATCTGCAGAGGAAATATGTAGTAAgtgtctttatttcttttctattttgtgCTGGACATTTGGAAATCATTTCCCAAAGTATGCTTGATCTATCAGTTATTTTCATCTTGTTAGTGTTTACATTGCATGCCTGGGCTGTTATTAAGCACCGAGGACCAACATGCtactgttggctgtcaccactgTCAGCTAAGGCAGGGGAAAGTTtcttaattgggttgttgtaggttttttcaggctatatggccatgttctagaggcatcctctcctgacgtttcggctgcttctatggcaagcatcctcagaggtagtgaggcagctcactacctctgaggatacttgccatagatgcagccgaaacgtcaggagagaatgcctctagacctacaacagcccagtgattccagccatgaaagctttcgacaatacagtgtcTCAATTGCTTGCAAAGTGTTATTTGATAGAGGTGGCAGTGGGGACCAATTCTGTGAAGAGTCCTGTCAGATCACAGCCTTACCTCATGCTGTGTAGaaattgggaaagttactttttaaaatactgctcCCAGAATACTGTATCCAGAATGGGTCCTTTCCTCAGCTTTGCCATGGCTTTACATATCAATACTTGGGgagcacataaaataaaaatactttactTTACCTTTGCCTGTTGCTGATAATATCAAACTTTGTTTTCTGAACAGTGTGAATTTGAAAATTGTGGGAAGGCTTTCAAAAAGCACCAGCAGTTGAAAGTCCATGAGTCCCAACACACTGGAGAGCCAGTCTTCAAGTAGGTGAATTATTTAGCACCTCTGTCTATGCTTTTATGCATGAAAACAAGTATTGGGGTTTTCAGGATACCTGTAGACAAGAATTACAAATGATTACTTTGACAAAGATATGTACAGATGTTTCTGGGATGTCTTTGGTTACTTCATCAGTTTAATTTTGTATGCTATGAAGCAAGAAATAACTGGAGTCATTTTTGACAGCACACTTTTTCACACACCCTGTGCTGATTAACAATGTGCCTCTAGTTTTTAGTGTGAGCATCAGCAGCTTTATAAAAATGCTACAGATTATACTGTATGATCATCATTTCCATTCTTTTCATGATTCTTATCCTAACCCCTGTTCTGACCCTttcccttagagcagtggttctcaacctggggtacccagatgtttttggcctatgactcccagaaatcccagccagtttaatagctgttaggatttctgggagttgaaggccaaaaacatctggggaccccaggttgagaaccactgccttagagccaTCCTGGCCCTTCTCAGTTCCCATCTTTAGCTCAGCTTCAATAATTTGCTTTGATGTTTCAAAATGTTTGTCTCCTTTTTAGAAATACCATCACTAAGAGAATGCTGGTTTTTATAGCTTTTACAATGAATCAAAATTCTTATACTGTAACAATATTTCAGTAGACATAGCACACTTTAGAAAATCTGTTTAGCAcaacatagtgttattattacaataaaatacaagtCTCTCTTAAGAACAAAAAGTTTGAGACTTAAATTCTACTCCAAAAGACGTTTTGCAAGATGTAGCTTAAATGTATTAGACAAAAAATAATCCTTCTTGTGGTGAATTCTTTAAAGGCagtgggttgctgtcagttttctgggctgtatggccatgttccagaagcattctctcctgacgttttgcccacatctatggcaggcatcctcagaggttgaggggtctttaAAAGCAATTTCTAAAGtgtccttagagcagtggttctcaacctgtggttccccaaatgtttcagccttcaactcccagaaatcctaacagctggtaaactggctgggatttctgggagttgtagaccagaacatctagggacccataggttgagaactaccgCCTTAAAGCATCATGTTAATTTTATGATGATAACAGTGAAAAGAAAATCCACTTTATGAATTGCTGCTTCCTAGTTTGTCAGCTGTAATTATGATTGTAGTTGTTACGTGAATAGTTTTGTGTTTGCCACATAGATGTACCCATGAAGAATGTGGAAAGCATTTTGCGACACCTGCACATCTAAAACGTCATGGGAAAACTCACGAAGGtaaataattttctttcttcAGCCATGCCAAAACAGCAAAAATGTAGAAGACTGGCAGATTCATAGTACAGGAGAAAAGGAACATACTGAGTGCAAGAAAGGACCATCAAAACACAGTAATTTCACTTGGAAAAGATGGAAAAATGCTATAAATTATTCATAAATGGGTTATCAACTTCAGATACAAGGACTAGGCTCAAGCAAATTGATCTTTTAGTTTAATCAAAACCTGACAGACAGTGTTGGTTAATTTCAGTGACTTTAAAGATAAAGCTGTGCTCAAGTCTTCTTGAaccaattatacacacacacacaaacacacactgtaTTCTTTGTAAAGTTATTGGCTTTCTTGAGGATCACTTTGTTAAAGAAAGCTCATAAAACAACAGCAGAGTTTGACAAGTATTATGTGCTGAATAACTGTCATTTTAAAGTATAATAGTATAATGTACAAATCAATATTGTGGTAGATGTGGTTGTCCTTAACATCCTAGGAATctgaaaatccagttcaatgagtTAGCACTGTATAGGCAGAAGAGGAAATTCCCTATAGCAGATGAATGTGCATTAATGCTTTGTTTTAGCCtgtttaactttatttttgtgatgGTGTTTTCAAATTAGGTTATCCATGCAGAAAGGGGGACTGTCCATATGTTGGGAAAACCTGGTCGGAGCTTCTGAAACACATGAGATACAGTCACACAGGTAATTTCATAGTGATAAGTTTTTTTGAAAACTCAATCTTAAACTTTCTTGCTGTTGCTATATGCCTTCAATTCTGACTTGTTAtgggtttcttggcaaggtttattccAGAGATGTATTCTGTTTCCTCCCTCTAAggttgagaaaatgtgacttgctcagAGTTATTAACTGGATTTCCATGACTGGTTAGTGATTTGAAATGTTCAACACTCAAAGCCAATATACCATGGCGTCTGTTGTATATACTGTTCTATATCTATGGGGATTCAAGGTCTTTCATGTTAGAAATTTACCTGTAACTTCCAGGAATGAAAGTACATACCTATATAagaagatattatttatttatttatttatttatttatttatttacagtatttgtataccgcttttctcaccctgaggaggactcaaagtgggttagggttagggtacgccaccctgagttgccttcaggctgatatgggcgggatacaaatgttgtaaataaataaataaggtaatgGAACTTAGAGGATGCTAATAAGGAGTTGGTTAATTTTGTTCACAGAGTTTGTTTTCCATGTAGAGAAATTAAAGTAGTGCCCTCTCTGTTGCAGTTTAGGCAAAACCTTAAAAGCTATCTTTTTTAAGGAAGTCTTTGACTGAACTCAGGACTTACAAAGTTGAGAAAGAAcctggactgtatgatgtatttgtGGGTGGTTTTAAAGTATACGAGTTTAATGTATGTTTTAGGACATGTGTCAGCAACTACTAATAATTGGTTTCAAATCTTTTAACTTTTATTATGCATGTTTTAATCCGCTATAAGCCGCCTTGGGCCCTTAAGTGGGGAAAGGCAGGGTCAAATTCAGCTCTAACACTATGCCAGCAGTTTCTACCAAAGTACTTTAAATGTACCAGATCCcacctgattttggaagctaagcaggttgaTCCCTGGTTAGCATTTGGATAGGAGACTGTCAACGActaagaaaccctatgaaattcttcAGATGGCCTTGAGTTAACAGGTGACTGGAAGACACATACGCAGtttctcctcttttccccttttctagAACCAGTGATCTGCAAGATATGTTCCAAAGAATTCACCCGCAAAGATTACCTCAGAAGCCACCAGAAAATTCATGCTGCCAACAGAGAAGTTCTAAAATGTCCAAGGGAAAACTGTGAACGAACTTATACAACGGTGTTCAATCTCAAGAGCCATATTCTTTCATTTCATGAGGCCAGAAGACCATTCAGATGTGACCATCCTGGCTGTGGAAGAGACTTTGCAATGAAAGTAGGTGCTTTTAAGTGTCTGTTTGACTCACATTGTTCATCCCCCTTTAAATATATGCATAAACAGAAATGTTGTTATTTTACAGCAAAGCCTCATAAGGCACACAGTGATACATGATCCTGAAAAGAGAAATGCCAAGGTAAGTCACATTGTTGTCTTCATTTCTGTTTAGGAATGAAACAGAAGTTTCTGTGAATAACCAATGCCTGACAGTAATTTGGTAAACTTCGTTTTGATGGGATGGTGATGGTCTTTGTTAATGATTCAAGAATGTGGTGATAGTAATGCAAATTCACAGAACTAAGTAGGATTTTTTTCACTTAATTATATGTAAAAAGAGTagattaatttaaatatttagttTATAATACAGCTTTAGGTTTTTGATTGATACTGCTTCATATATTTCCAAAATAGTAATCCAAGTCTGATAACACATTGTTTAGCAGTAAAATAATTCAGGTGTCTACACTCTGGTTTCATGATTGTGTCCAGAACTTACACCTTTGTTATCCTGGCTGGTTTGCAAACTTCCCTTTTTCTAACCCATAGAAGCAATGTCTCTTAACTATTTCCATAAAGTACCATATGTTGTAATCAAGAGCCTTGACAAATTGTGAGGTTTAAGTGCCCATAAACTGGACAGTTGTTTTCCTTCCAACTTGTTCAGATCCACCTTCACAAAATTGAACTAGTCAGGAAATGCAGGCAAGTAATGTGAAAATGAAATGCCTGTGGTTGGTAGGTACAGTGTTAATAATTGAtattatagaaataataacattgatTAGTTATGTAGATTTGGTTAAAAGAGAATTTTCTATTTGGCAAATACAAGAATTAGCAATATATTTATATCAGAACCTGGAAACGTTTCCTTTATAGTTTACAGCTTCTTCAATCTCTCATGCAGCATGGCAGCTAtaatcttaaaaaaaacaaaccagcaAATCTTAAAGTGAAATTCcagattttattttgaaaaaatgttttaaagaaattTCTGAAATTACTTGTAGTGATGGATATGACTCTGAAATTACTTGTAGTGGTGGATATTTCCCCAGTAGGTGCTTCTAAAGTTCTTTTGCATGTTTGGTGCTAATATAAGTACTGGCACTGTAAATATATTTGAATGAACACACTTAGTATTGGATCATTGAGCATTCTTGCTCAACTCATCCCCACCCACCATTCATTTATGCTTATGAATTTGGGAATTTTAGgtagtgtaaaggtaaaggttttccccttgacatggtgctcatctccatttctaagccaaagagccggcattgaccgtagatgcctccaaggtcatgtggccagcatgattgcatggagcgccgttacctttccactggagcggtacctattgatctactaacatttgcatgtttttgaactgctaggttggcagaagctggggctaacagtgggagctcaccctgttccctggattcaaaccgtcaaccttttggtcagaaagttcagcagctcagtggcgtAACCCGCTGTTCTACCAGGGGCTCTCTTTAAAGTTAGACAGTATAGGCTCCCTCTAAAGTTTCCTAGTTTGTTCACCTATCAATAATACTTGCTTATTTAACAAGGTAGATCATATGATCAAAAAGTCTTAAGTTTAGTGGTCATATAAAAACACCCCCTTCTCTATCAACTTCCTCTCTGCTCTTTTCCTGCTTCTATCCTCAGCTTCAAGATAGTGAAATTAATTTTTGAAACTTACTGAAGCTAGTCCTTTTGCCTAATCTTTTCATTAGTTAGTTAATATGTGGGGACGTCAAATGTATGTACGTTCTAAAAATGATTAGTAAAGTTATTTAGTTTGTAACATGATGCTGCCTGCTTGTTTCTTTACTTAAGTCAGTTCCAACCTTGGAGGTACTGAAGACTGAGGAGGATTACTTCTGCTAAACTCTGCTGAAGGAGATCGTTTCCTATCAAATCCAgtcttcatatttttttttccaaaagggctTACACCCTGGGATATACTACCTTTCTCACATTTTGGGGTTGATGGGCCCATTCTCAATCTTTAAGTGCTTTTTCTGAGACCACATAGCTGCTGTTTTACCAAATCTACAAATGGTGCTGCTTTGCTGCTTAAAGAATAGAAGATTAGGCAACAATGGCCATGGATAAGTCCTGGCCTTGGAGTAAGCTGATACATCTCACCGCGATGGGGGTATTTAATGCTATGTCCTGTGGAAACAAGCAGATCCCCAGAAACAGTTTTATATGAACAATGACAAGGCAACAGCTTACATGTGACTGGCAGTTGATGCAAAGATAAATTTGCACATCCAAGATTTGAAAAACAAATGTGAGAAAAACTACAGGAATAACTTGACCCTTCAAGTAGCATTAATTAGGCTGTTCTTATCATGAGGCTTCTGGGTGCAGAATTGTTCAGCCTTCGATTTTTGGACGAGAACATTAATGTATATCCTGACTGTCTGGACTTCCAGTCTTCTGGAAAGTTCATGCCAGAatttgtgaaacttagactgtctATGGATAGCCTTCCAAAATATTACACTCCAATAATCACTGCTTTTCAAATTAAGGAAGGTATGACTTTGCAAAAGACTATTTCTGAAATTGGAGAATACCAAAATAAACAAAACTGCATAGAATGCATCTATAAAATAAAAGTTGCAGGAGAGAAATATCCCATCTGTTGGAAAAGGATTTGCTTAAAGTACCTTCTTcccttcagaaaaaaatgtgaataaaatttaaatattcaGAGGTCAGCATTAAATGCCATATTCTAAGCCAACTATGGGAAAACAGC encodes:
- the GTF3A gene encoding transcription factor IIIA isoform X1 gives rise to the protein MEVREFIVKEEVEEEAIATVAAETQRRAQAGGQEEERVRRRRVASEDKVFICSFPDCVATFNRPFKLKAHLLRHMGQEQERPFICTYEGCGKGFTRDAHLKRHYLIHTGEKPYECTVPGCNEKFITKANLNKHVIRRHLQRKYVCEFENCGKAFKKHQQLKVHESQHTGEPVFKCTHEECGKHFATPAHLKRHGKTHEGYPCRKGDCPYVGKTWSELLKHMRYSHTEPVICKICSKEFTRKDYLRSHQKIHAANREVLKCPRENCERTYTTVFNLKSHILSFHEARRPFRCDHPGCGRDFAMKQSLIRHTVIHDPEKRNAKVKKPRPRRSLASHLSGYIPLKSDQRDILSISDSLTEPAMNNTMLAVETLSLG
- the GTF3A gene encoding transcription factor IIIA isoform X2 translates to MEVREFIVKEEVEEEAIATVAAETQRRAQAGGQEEERVRRRRVASEDKVFICSFPDCVATFNRPFKLKAHLLRHMGQEQERPFICTYEGCGKGFTRDAHLKRHYLIHTGEKPYECTVPGCNEKFITKANLNKHVIRRHLQRKYVCEFENCGKAFKKHQQLKVHESQHTGEPVFKCTHEECGKHFATPAHLKRHGKTHEGYPCRKGDCPYVGKTWSELLKHMRYSHTEPVICKICSKEFTRKDYLRSHQKIHAANREVLKCPRENCERTYTTVFNLKSHILSFHEARRPFRCDHPGCGRDFAMKQSLIRHTVIHDPEKRNAKSVPTLEVLKTEEDYFC